A window from Drosophila yakuba strain Tai18E2 chromosome 3L, Prin_Dyak_Tai18E2_2.1, whole genome shotgun sequence encodes these proteins:
- the LOC6533850 gene encoding rho GTPase-activating protein 68F isoform X3 — MDSHSRFAPRLPGPAINPIVDNSDEPQPSLSDLHDFEPKLEFDDTELLAPSPLENVMVGDFVLAEDPELEPEEDVNPLEDDFEDQLREQSENFQAPRNKCDFLGTDKQGRHIFGIYASRFPEKSQLEGFVREIIKEIEPFVENDYILVYFHQGLKEDNKPSAQFLWNSYKELDRNFRKNLKTLYVVHPTWFIRVIWNFFSPFISDKFRKKLVYISSLDELRQALGLNKLKLPDNICDLDDKLNPSRKPSTPPPSSSINASRQQQHKMATTHQFGVPLKFIVMNSPCLNSIPPIVRKCVDSLSITGVIDTEGIFRRSGNHSEIMALKERVNRGEDVDLKSVNVHVIAGLLKSFLRDLAEPLLTFELYEDVTRFLDWPKEERSRNVTQLIREKLPEENYELFKYIVDFLVKVMDCEDLNKMTSSNLAIVFGPNFLWSRSTSTSLEEIAPINAFVDFVLQNHKDIYLIDVNQRTVSVD, encoded by the exons ATGGACTCTCATTCGCGTTTCGCACCGAGATTACCAG GTCCCGCCATCAATCCGATCGTCGATAACTCGGATGAGCCCCAACCCAGTCTCTCCGATCTGCACGACTTTGAGCCGAAGCTAGAGTTTGATGATACCGAGCTGCTGGCCCCATCTCCCCTAGAAA ATGTTATGGTCGGTGATTTCGTTCTGGCCGAAG ATCCAGAACTTGAACCAGAGGAAGATGTAAATCCGCTGGAGGACGACTTCGAGGACCAACTCAGGGAACAGTCTGAAAACTTTCAGGCCCCCAGAAACAAGTGCGATTTCCTGGGAACCGATAAGCAGGGTCGTCACATCTTCGGCATTTATGCATCCCGCTTTCCCGAAAAGTCTCAGCTGGAAGGATTTGTGCG AGAAATCATCAAGGAGATCGAACCGTTTGTGGAGAACGACTACATTTTGGTATATTTCCATCAAGGACTCAAAGAGGACAACAAACCATCCGCACAGTTTCTGTGGAACTCGTACAAAGAACTCGATCGCAACTTCCGGAAGAACCTGAAGACGCTGTATGTGGTTCATCCGACGTGGTTTATACGGGTCATCTGGAACTTCTTTAGCCCCTTCATCAGCGACAAGTTCCGCAAGAAGCTAGTCTACATCTCCAGCTTGGACGAGCTGCGCCAGGCGCTCGGCCTGAACAAGCTGAAGCTGCCAGACAACATCTGCGACCTGGACGACAAACTGAACCCCAGCCGGAAGCCATCGACACCGCCGCCCAGCAGCAGTATAAATGCATcccggcagcagcagcacaaaatGGCGACGACGCATCAATTTGGTGTGCCCCTGAAATTCATCGTGATGAACAGTCCGTGCTTAAACTCCATTCCGCCAATTGTGCGCAAGTGCGTGGACTCGCTGTCCATAACGGGCGTGATCGATACGGAGGGCATATTCCGTCGATCAGGCAATCACTCCGAGATTATGGCGCTGAAGGAGCGCGTCAACCGAGGCGAGGATGTAGATCTAAAGAGCGTGAATGTCCACGTTATAGCCGGCCTGCTGAAGAGTTTCCTGCGCGATCTCGCCGAGCCGCTGCTGACCTTCGAGCTGTATGAGGATGTGACCCGATTCCTAGACTGGCCCAAGGAAGAGCGTTCGAGGAACGTGACGCAACTGATACGCGAAAAACTGCCAGAGGAGAACTATGAACTGTTCAAGTACATTGTAGATTTCCTGGTCAAGGTAATGGACTGCGAGGATCTCAACAAGATGACCTCCTCCAACCTGGCCATCGTGTTCGGTCCCAATTTCCTGTGGTCGCGCAGCACCAGCACCTCCCTGGAGGAGATCGCTCCCATCAATGCTTTCGTCGACTTTGTGCTGCAGAACCATAAGGACATCTACCTGATCGACGTCAATCAGCGCACAGTGTCCGTCGACTAA
- the LOC6533850 gene encoding rho GTPase-activating protein 68F isoform X1 translates to MDSHSRFAPRLPGPAINPIVDNSDEPQPSLSDLHDFEPKLEFDDTELLAPSPLEISDFFPEDVMVGDFVLAEDPELEPEEDVNPLEDDFEDQLREQSENFQAPRNKCDFLGTDKQGRHIFGIYASRFPEKSQLEGFVREIIKEIEPFVENDYILVYFHQGLKEDNKPSAQFLWNSYKELDRNFRKNLKTLYVVHPTWFIRVIWNFFSPFISDKFRKKLVYISSLDELRQALGLNKLKLPDNICDLDDKLNPSRKPSTPPPSSSINASRQQQHKMATTHQFGVPLKFIVMNSPCLNSIPPIVRKCVDSLSITGVIDTEGIFRRSGNHSEIMALKERVNRGEDVDLKSVNVHVIAGLLKSFLRDLAEPLLTFELYEDVTRFLDWPKEERSRNVTQLIREKLPEENYELFKYIVDFLVKVMDCEDLNKMTSSNLAIVFGPNFLWSRSTSTSLEEIAPINAFVDFVLQNHKDIYLIDVNQRTVSVD, encoded by the exons ATGGACTCTCATTCGCGTTTCGCACCGAGATTACCAG GTCCCGCCATCAATCCGATCGTCGATAACTCGGATGAGCCCCAACCCAGTCTCTCCGATCTGCACGACTTTGAGCCGAAGCTAGAGTTTGATGATACCGAGCTGCTGGCCCCATCTCCCCTAGAAA TCTCTGATTTTTTCCCAGAAGATGTTATGGTCGGTGATTTCGTTCTGGCCGAAG ATCCAGAACTTGAACCAGAGGAAGATGTAAATCCGCTGGAGGACGACTTCGAGGACCAACTCAGGGAACAGTCTGAAAACTTTCAGGCCCCCAGAAACAAGTGCGATTTCCTGGGAACCGATAAGCAGGGTCGTCACATCTTCGGCATTTATGCATCCCGCTTTCCCGAAAAGTCTCAGCTGGAAGGATTTGTGCG AGAAATCATCAAGGAGATCGAACCGTTTGTGGAGAACGACTACATTTTGGTATATTTCCATCAAGGACTCAAAGAGGACAACAAACCATCCGCACAGTTTCTGTGGAACTCGTACAAAGAACTCGATCGCAACTTCCGGAAGAACCTGAAGACGCTGTATGTGGTTCATCCGACGTGGTTTATACGGGTCATCTGGAACTTCTTTAGCCCCTTCATCAGCGACAAGTTCCGCAAGAAGCTAGTCTACATCTCCAGCTTGGACGAGCTGCGCCAGGCGCTCGGCCTGAACAAGCTGAAGCTGCCAGACAACATCTGCGACCTGGACGACAAACTGAACCCCAGCCGGAAGCCATCGACACCGCCGCCCAGCAGCAGTATAAATGCATcccggcagcagcagcacaaaatGGCGACGACGCATCAATTTGGTGTGCCCCTGAAATTCATCGTGATGAACAGTCCGTGCTTAAACTCCATTCCGCCAATTGTGCGCAAGTGCGTGGACTCGCTGTCCATAACGGGCGTGATCGATACGGAGGGCATATTCCGTCGATCAGGCAATCACTCCGAGATTATGGCGCTGAAGGAGCGCGTCAACCGAGGCGAGGATGTAGATCTAAAGAGCGTGAATGTCCACGTTATAGCCGGCCTGCTGAAGAGTTTCCTGCGCGATCTCGCCGAGCCGCTGCTGACCTTCGAGCTGTATGAGGATGTGACCCGATTCCTAGACTGGCCCAAGGAAGAGCGTTCGAGGAACGTGACGCAACTGATACGCGAAAAACTGCCAGAGGAGAACTATGAACTGTTCAAGTACATTGTAGATTTCCTGGTCAAGGTAATGGACTGCGAGGATCTCAACAAGATGACCTCCTCCAACCTGGCCATCGTGTTCGGTCCCAATTTCCTGTGGTCGCGCAGCACCAGCACCTCCCTGGAGGAGATCGCTCCCATCAATGCTTTCGTCGACTTTGTGCTGCAGAACCATAAGGACATCTACCTGATCGACGTCAATCAGCGCACAGTGTCCGTCGACTAA
- the LOC6533850 gene encoding rho GTPase-activating protein 68F isoform X2, giving the protein MDSHSRFAPRLPGPAINPIVDNSDEPQPSLSDLHDFEPKLEFDDTELLAPSPLEKDVMVGDFVLAEDPELEPEEDVNPLEDDFEDQLREQSENFQAPRNKCDFLGTDKQGRHIFGIYASRFPEKSQLEGFVREIIKEIEPFVENDYILVYFHQGLKEDNKPSAQFLWNSYKELDRNFRKNLKTLYVVHPTWFIRVIWNFFSPFISDKFRKKLVYISSLDELRQALGLNKLKLPDNICDLDDKLNPSRKPSTPPPSSSINASRQQQHKMATTHQFGVPLKFIVMNSPCLNSIPPIVRKCVDSLSITGVIDTEGIFRRSGNHSEIMALKERVNRGEDVDLKSVNVHVIAGLLKSFLRDLAEPLLTFELYEDVTRFLDWPKEERSRNVTQLIREKLPEENYELFKYIVDFLVKVMDCEDLNKMTSSNLAIVFGPNFLWSRSTSTSLEEIAPINAFVDFVLQNHKDIYLIDVNQRTVSVD; this is encoded by the exons ATGGACTCTCATTCGCGTTTCGCACCGAGATTACCAG GTCCCGCCATCAATCCGATCGTCGATAACTCGGATGAGCCCCAACCCAGTCTCTCCGATCTGCACGACTTTGAGCCGAAGCTAGAGTTTGATGATACCGAGCTGCTGGCCCCATCTCCCCTAGAAA AAGATGTTATGGTCGGTGATTTCGTTCTGGCCGAAG ATCCAGAACTTGAACCAGAGGAAGATGTAAATCCGCTGGAGGACGACTTCGAGGACCAACTCAGGGAACAGTCTGAAAACTTTCAGGCCCCCAGAAACAAGTGCGATTTCCTGGGAACCGATAAGCAGGGTCGTCACATCTTCGGCATTTATGCATCCCGCTTTCCCGAAAAGTCTCAGCTGGAAGGATTTGTGCG AGAAATCATCAAGGAGATCGAACCGTTTGTGGAGAACGACTACATTTTGGTATATTTCCATCAAGGACTCAAAGAGGACAACAAACCATCCGCACAGTTTCTGTGGAACTCGTACAAAGAACTCGATCGCAACTTCCGGAAGAACCTGAAGACGCTGTATGTGGTTCATCCGACGTGGTTTATACGGGTCATCTGGAACTTCTTTAGCCCCTTCATCAGCGACAAGTTCCGCAAGAAGCTAGTCTACATCTCCAGCTTGGACGAGCTGCGCCAGGCGCTCGGCCTGAACAAGCTGAAGCTGCCAGACAACATCTGCGACCTGGACGACAAACTGAACCCCAGCCGGAAGCCATCGACACCGCCGCCCAGCAGCAGTATAAATGCATcccggcagcagcagcacaaaatGGCGACGACGCATCAATTTGGTGTGCCCCTGAAATTCATCGTGATGAACAGTCCGTGCTTAAACTCCATTCCGCCAATTGTGCGCAAGTGCGTGGACTCGCTGTCCATAACGGGCGTGATCGATACGGAGGGCATATTCCGTCGATCAGGCAATCACTCCGAGATTATGGCGCTGAAGGAGCGCGTCAACCGAGGCGAGGATGTAGATCTAAAGAGCGTGAATGTCCACGTTATAGCCGGCCTGCTGAAGAGTTTCCTGCGCGATCTCGCCGAGCCGCTGCTGACCTTCGAGCTGTATGAGGATGTGACCCGATTCCTAGACTGGCCCAAGGAAGAGCGTTCGAGGAACGTGACGCAACTGATACGCGAAAAACTGCCAGAGGAGAACTATGAACTGTTCAAGTACATTGTAGATTTCCTGGTCAAGGTAATGGACTGCGAGGATCTCAACAAGATGACCTCCTCCAACCTGGCCATCGTGTTCGGTCCCAATTTCCTGTGGTCGCGCAGCACCAGCACCTCCCTGGAGGAGATCGCTCCCATCAATGCTTTCGTCGACTTTGTGCTGCAGAACCATAAGGACATCTACCTGATCGACGTCAATCAGCGCACAGTGTCCGTCGACTAA
- the LOC6533850 gene encoding rho GTPase-activating protein 68F isoform X4 has product MVGDFVLAEDPELEPEEDVNPLEDDFEDQLREQSENFQAPRNKCDFLGTDKQGRHIFGIYASRFPEKSQLEGFVREIIKEIEPFVENDYILVYFHQGLKEDNKPSAQFLWNSYKELDRNFRKNLKTLYVVHPTWFIRVIWNFFSPFISDKFRKKLVYISSLDELRQALGLNKLKLPDNICDLDDKLNPSRKPSTPPPSSSINASRQQQHKMATTHQFGVPLKFIVMNSPCLNSIPPIVRKCVDSLSITGVIDTEGIFRRSGNHSEIMALKERVNRGEDVDLKSVNVHVIAGLLKSFLRDLAEPLLTFELYEDVTRFLDWPKEERSRNVTQLIREKLPEENYELFKYIVDFLVKVMDCEDLNKMTSSNLAIVFGPNFLWSRSTSTSLEEIAPINAFVDFVLQNHKDIYLIDVNQRTVSVD; this is encoded by the exons ATGGTCGGTGATTTCGTTCTGGCCGAAG ATCCAGAACTTGAACCAGAGGAAGATGTAAATCCGCTGGAGGACGACTTCGAGGACCAACTCAGGGAACAGTCTGAAAACTTTCAGGCCCCCAGAAACAAGTGCGATTTCCTGGGAACCGATAAGCAGGGTCGTCACATCTTCGGCATTTATGCATCCCGCTTTCCCGAAAAGTCTCAGCTGGAAGGATTTGTGCG AGAAATCATCAAGGAGATCGAACCGTTTGTGGAGAACGACTACATTTTGGTATATTTCCATCAAGGACTCAAAGAGGACAACAAACCATCCGCACAGTTTCTGTGGAACTCGTACAAAGAACTCGATCGCAACTTCCGGAAGAACCTGAAGACGCTGTATGTGGTTCATCCGACGTGGTTTATACGGGTCATCTGGAACTTCTTTAGCCCCTTCATCAGCGACAAGTTCCGCAAGAAGCTAGTCTACATCTCCAGCTTGGACGAGCTGCGCCAGGCGCTCGGCCTGAACAAGCTGAAGCTGCCAGACAACATCTGCGACCTGGACGACAAACTGAACCCCAGCCGGAAGCCATCGACACCGCCGCCCAGCAGCAGTATAAATGCATcccggcagcagcagcacaaaatGGCGACGACGCATCAATTTGGTGTGCCCCTGAAATTCATCGTGATGAACAGTCCGTGCTTAAACTCCATTCCGCCAATTGTGCGCAAGTGCGTGGACTCGCTGTCCATAACGGGCGTGATCGATACGGAGGGCATATTCCGTCGATCAGGCAATCACTCCGAGATTATGGCGCTGAAGGAGCGCGTCAACCGAGGCGAGGATGTAGATCTAAAGAGCGTGAATGTCCACGTTATAGCCGGCCTGCTGAAGAGTTTCCTGCGCGATCTCGCCGAGCCGCTGCTGACCTTCGAGCTGTATGAGGATGTGACCCGATTCCTAGACTGGCCCAAGGAAGAGCGTTCGAGGAACGTGACGCAACTGATACGCGAAAAACTGCCAGAGGAGAACTATGAACTGTTCAAGTACATTGTAGATTTCCTGGTCAAGGTAATGGACTGCGAGGATCTCAACAAGATGACCTCCTCCAACCTGGCCATCGTGTTCGGTCCCAATTTCCTGTGGTCGCGCAGCACCAGCACCTCCCTGGAGGAGATCGCTCCCATCAATGCTTTCGTCGACTTTGTGCTGCAGAACCATAAGGACATCTACCTGATCGACGTCAATCAGCGCACAGTGTCCGTCGACTAA
- the LOC6533851 gene encoding eukaryotic translation initiation factor 3 subunit L yields the protein MYGGDEYANNSEYYDDYAHTGDPQLDMEYERNYYAARMPDNVKYFLINFCQAIKEGNLYDIQNMYENTFPQISDHHFDKTAWPEEQEVAAIVDNDKVFLILYKELYYRHIHARISGGPKLEQRINSFFNYCDFFNLIISAQNPVMLELPDIWLWELVDEFVYQFQNFAQYRARLTDKSQDEIQQLCVNHSNEWSILCILNVLHSLVDISNIKKQLEAISQGSDPQTVAGDFGKLSFYKMLGYFSLVGLLRVHSLLGDYYQAIKVLEPIEIHKKSAYSHIPACQISTSYYVGFAYMMMRRYADAIRTFSDILLYIQRTKQLYSTRSYQNDQINKQAEQMYHLLAICLVLHPQCIDESIQQVLREKNYHDAMFKMQCGDLEVFKSFFVFACPRFVSPCPPAADAPMEDYVKDPMEHQLLVFMDEVRQQKDLPTTRSYLKLYTTLPLTKLASFIDPNASEDDVSKLLIRLLCFKHKMRNLVWSKGPSGLEGTFKSGSELDFYIDDDMIHIADTKVSHRYGDFFVRKILKFNDLNRKLKNINI from the exons ATGTACGGCGGAGACGAATACGCAAACAATTCG GAGTACTACGATGACTACGCCCATACCGGAGACCCGCAATTGGACATGGAGTACGAGAGGAACTACTATGCCGCCCGGATGCCGGACAACGTCAAGTACTTCCTCATCAACTTCTGCCAGGCGATCAAGGAGGGCAACTTGTACGACATCCAGAATATGTACGAGAACACGTTCCCGCAGATCAGCGACCATCACTTTGACAAGACTGCTTGGCCCGAGGAGCAGGAAGTGGCTGCAATTGTGGACAACGACAAGGTCTTCCTGATCTTATACAAGGAGTTGTACTACCGCCACATCCACGCCCGCATCTCCGGCGGTCCCAAGTTAGAGCAGAGGATTAACTCGTTCTTCAACTACTGTGACTTCTTCAACCTGATCATCTCCGCCCAGAACCCGGTGATGCTGGAGCTGCCCGACATCTGGCTGTGGGAGTTGGTAGATGAGTTCGTGTATCAGTTCCAGAACTTCGCGCAGTATCG CGCCCGTCTTACGGACAAGTCGCAGGATGAGATCCAGCAGTTGTGCGTGAACCACAGCAACGAGTGGAGCATTCTCTGCATCCTCAACGTGCTGCATTCTCTCGTGGACATTTCGAACATCAAGAAGCAGTTGGAGGCCATCTCGCAGGGTTCCGATCCCCAGACTGTGGCCGGTGACTTCGGCAAACTGTCCTTCTACAAGATGCTGGGTTACTTCTCCCTTGTTGGACTGCTGCGCGTCCACTCGCTGCTGGGTGACTACTACCAGGCCATCAAGGTCCTGGAGCCCATTGAGATCCACAAGAAGTCCGCTTACTCGCACATCCCCGCCTGCCAAATCTCGACATCCTACTACGTGGGCTTCGCCTACATGATGATGCGCCGCTACGCTGATGCCATCCGGACCTTCTCCGATATCCTTCTGTACATCCAACGTACCAAGCAGCTGTACAGCACGCGTTCGTACCAAAACGACCAGATCAACAAGCAGGCTGAGCAGATGTACCATCTTTTGGCCATCTGCTTGGTGCTCCATCCCCAGTGCATCGACGAGTCCATTCAGCAGGTGCTCAGGGAAAAGAACTACCATGACGCCATGTTTAAGATGCAGTGCGGTGATTTGGAGGTCTTCAAGTCCTTCTTTGTGTTCGCCTGCCCACGTTTTGTGAGCCCCTGCCCGCCAGCTGCAGATGCACCTATGGAGGACTATGTCAAGGACCCCATGGAACACCAGTTGCTGGTTTTCATGGACGAGGTGCGCCAACAGAAGGATCTGCCCACAACGCGCTCGTATCTGAAACTGTACACTACCCTGCCGCTGACCAAACTGGCTTCTTTCATCGATCCCAACGCCAGCGAGGATGATGTGTCCAAGCTGCTGATCCGCCTGCTTTGCTTCAAGCACAAAATGCGCAACCTGGTGTGGAGCAAAGGACCCAGCGGCCTGGAGGGAACATTCAAGTCTGGCTCCGAG TTGGACTTCTACATCGACGACGACATGATCCATATAGCCGACACCAAGGTTTCACATCGGTATGGCGACTTCTTTGTGCGTAAAATCCTTAAGTTCAACGATCTGAATCGCAAACTGAAGAACATCAACATTTAA